One Alnus glutinosa chromosome 13, dhAlnGlut1.1, whole genome shotgun sequence genomic window, acacaaaagTGACACATAAgggacttctagcattacttgtACTGCACATGAATTATTTCGAGCATATGAGTTGTTAAATCATGGCTGATTATCTGGGTGTAGGTAACATGCCTGTCAAGGCaaaattgcttcttttttcttgaaaGATGCACTATTTAACAACAAATGCGGGCTTGCCAAGGATGATTATCTGGGTGTAGGTAACATGTCTGTCAAGGCaaaattgcttcttttttcttgaaaGATGCACTCTTTAACAACAAATGCGGACTTGCCAAGGAAACTTTTAAAGTATCATGTTAATGCTTTTAAAGGGTGAGTTAAAATTAAAGGATACTTATTTTGTTAGAGCAATTATGTGTCTCAAGTTTGATTGATTAGGGTGAGGAGCAGAAACAAGACAtcaagttttttaagtttaaggaAGGATACATACTTTTCAGTTTATGAGTCAATCGAGGCTCCCTCGAGGGTGCCTTTTTTGTGTGGACCAACggctttagggaaaatattgacGCTGGATAATTTGAGAAAGATGAATTTTgtggtgattgagtggtgttgcatATGGAAAAAGAGTAGGGAGTCCATTGATCACTTGTTGATTCATTGTGAAGTAGCAAGATAGTTATTGAACTctattcttattctgtttggtgttgattgggttatgcctagacaagTGAGCGATTTGTTGGTGAGTTGGGTATGTCAGGCAGGGCGCGGTAATATTATGGAAGTATGGAGGTTggctcctttgtgtttaatgtggtgttttTGGAGAGAGCAGAATTATGTTCAGagctttgaagatgtagagattTTGGTGCTATAGCTGAGGAGGATCATGTTCAACACTTTATATACTTGGATATTGGCACATCATAGCTTGCTTGTTTCtagttttgcagattttttaaacttttgctCACCTTTTTCTCCTGGTTAGGGTGTTCTCCTATATACTTCGTGTGTATTAGGATTGCGCCCAACTGtgtttatttaatgatattgaattacttataaaagaaGTTTGAGCTATAGGTATGTAAAATTATGTATGATGTCTATAAATCATGAAATGATAAGATTTAGTGTGACTGAAGCTTAgattttgtagattttttaccTTATGAGATGCTTTTAATATTGTATTGGTCTTATGCCTGCATGCCTTGTTTGTCTCTGAAATGGCTAATGATTGGCTTGGCAGGCATTCCATGGACTGAAGAAGAACATAGGATGTTTTTACTTGGATTACAGAAGCTTGGCAAAGGTGATTGGCGTGGTATATCTCGCAATTATGTTATATCAAGGACACCTACTCAAGTGGCCAGCCATGCTCAAAAATATTTCATCAGGCAAATCAATGTATCTAGGAGAAAGAGACGTTCAAGCCTGTTTGATATAATAGCAGATGAAGTTAGTACCCTTTTTTCCCTCTTGATGTGATAAAGTGATAAACTGTACCTTCAGGGACACATTGATACATTCAACAGGGgaagcaaacaaacaaacaaacaaaaaaaaaaaaaaagaactgctTGGAGCTACTATATGCCTGCAGATACATTATATGATATGCACTTGTCATTTTGTTACTTTCATATAATTTTGGTATGTTTTTTCAACCTCCATCCATTGTAACAGTACTAAAACAGCATGACCATGCATATTATGTGGATGGTCAATTCTTATATGGTTCTTGTCCTGGTTGTGAGGATTCTATCCTTTTTCCCTGATTTTTTAAGCTCATCTTTCACTGACTTTGTGCAAACTATATGTATGTACCTATATTTTGGCAAAGGATAATTTAGTTGTTAAGACTTGTCAAAATCTTCTGGTTCTCATGTCCATTCTTTGTGTGATTATTCTCTTTTACAGTCTTTGGAAACAACTATTGCATTTTTCCTTATGATGTCCACTTGGCATATGTGATGttgtgtttctttatttttgcttGTGGATGCATGAAACATTGGTAATAATTTGAAGTtggagctctctctctctctctctctctctctctcttctttttgtgTCTGATGTATTTGCTATTTATATTTCTGCAGTCAGTTGATACTTCGATGGTACCTCCTCATGACTTCTTATCTGTCAACCAATCACTGGCTGAAACACAGGGCAATCCTCAATTGCCTACCACTCCTCCTCTGGACGAAGAATGTGAATCAATGGAGTCTATAAACTCCAATGATGGGGATCCTCTTCCTCCAAAGCCAGATAGCTCACAACCTTGCTACCAAGTGGTATATCCTGCTTATTTCTCTCCGTTCTTCCCATTTCCTCTTCCATGTTGGTCGGGATACAATAATGAGGCAACTAAGAAGGACACTCACGAGGTTCTCAAGCCAACTGCAGTACATTCAACGAGCCCGATCAATGTTGATGAGCTGGTTGGCATGTCAAAACTGAGCATAGGAGAATCTATTGGTCGTTCGAGTCCATCCTCTCTTTCACTGAATCTGCTTGAAGGGTCCTCTAGGCAGTCAGCTTTTCATGCAAATCCAGCTTCTGGCAGTTCAAATATAAATTCGAGCGGCAGCCCAATCCATGCAGTTTGATGGGCAGCTTTTCTGAGCTTGAGATTGTAGGTTAGCTCAATGCTGGGTGAACTCTTAAGGTTACCGTTAATACAAGACTAATAATGTGcagtttggtttggtttgg contains:
- the LOC133854237 gene encoding transcription factor KUA1, which encodes MTRRCSHCSHNGHNSRTCPNRGVKLFGVRLTDGSIRKSASMGNLSHYAGSSSGLNQVGSNTPGSPGETPEHGAAADGYASEDFVPGSSSACRERKKGIPWTEEEHRMFLLGLQKLGKGDWRGISRNYVISRTPTQVASHAQKYFIRQINVSRRKRRSSLFDIIADESVDTSMVPPHDFLSVNQSLAETQGNPQLPTTPPLDEECESMESINSNDGDPLPPKPDSSQPCYQVVYPAYFSPFFPFPLPCWSGYNNEATKKDTHEVLKPTAVHSTSPINVDELVGMSKLSIGESIGRSSPSSLSLNLLEGSSRQSAFHANPASGSSNINSSGSPIHAV